ATGCGTTGATTGCAAAGCGAATTAAAGTTTCGGGCGTGTGTCGATGGCTTTCTGGATGGTTGCGCGGATGCGTTCCATCTCCTCGCCAACCAGCGGAAGACGCGGAGCACGGACATGGGCCTTACCCACGCCGGTCATCTCCTGTGCCAGTTTGATATACTGAACAAGCTTGGCATGAACATCCATATGCAGGACCGGGGTAAACCAGCGATAGATTTCAAGCGCTTCCTTGTATTTCCCCTCAGACAGCAGCTTCCAAAGTGCGACCGATTCCTGCGGGAAAGCATCGGTAAAGCCCGAAATCCAGCCAACCGCACCCAGAACCTGGGTTTCCATGACAAGGTCATCCATGCCGCAGAACAGAACGAAACGATCACCACAGGCATTATAGATGTCGGTAATACGGCGCGGGTCGCCGGAGCTTTCCTTGATCGCAACCAGGTTCTTCACATCGGCAAGCTGGTTGAATTCTTCAGGCTTGATATCGATGCGATAGGCACCGGGGTTGTTATAGATCATGATCGGTAGCTTGGTCTTGGCAGCAACCGAGCGGAAATGCTTTATATTTTCGCGCGGATCGGCGGTATAGATCATACCCGGCAGAAGCATCAGGCCATCAGCGCCAAGTTCTTCGCATTTCTGCACGTAGCGAATGGCAGCCTGGGTCGAGTTTTCGGCAACGCCCGACAGAACCGGTATGCGACCGTTGGTAACTTCGACAGCAAGCTTGAGAACCGCGATTTTTTCTTCCGGCTCAAGGGCTGCGTTCTCGCCAACCGAGCCCAGCATGACAAGGCCGTCAACACCGGCCTTGATAAGGGCTTCGATCTGATGGGCGGTCATATCGAAATCGATTGAACCATCTTCATTCATCTGGGTGGCAACGGCGGGGAATACGCCAGTCCAGTTTACCTGCATGGAAAGTAACCTCCTGATTTGGTCGCGCGCCCATTAGTGGGTTAGACCGTTTAATCGCCCAAACCCGCGAATTCGCAGGCCCAAACTGCATATATGTATATTGTATACAAATTTTAGAATTCGATAGCAATGGGAAATTTTAGAAAACAAAAGGCCCCGCCATGCGGAGCCCATCTTGGTTTCATAGTCTCAGTTTTCCAATTTTATTACGGCATTAATCCCGGCTTGCCGGAGATAACATCAAGGGTCTCGCGGATGATCACTGCATCACACAGCTCCTGCTCGACCATGACACGCGCATTCTGGCCAAACTTCTGACGCTTTGCATCGTCCTCCATAAGGTTCTCAATCGCATCTGCCAAAGCTTCCGCATCACCCAACCCTACCAGCAAACCGGTCTGTTCCTGTTTTACGATTTCACGACAGCCTGGAACATCTGTTGCAACCATCGCCAGACCGCTCGCAGCGGCCTCAAGCAAAGACTTCGGCAACCCTTCCCGCCAAGATGGCAGAACAGCCAGATCAGATTGCCTGAGCAATTCAGCAACATCACTTCTTTTGCCAAGCCACTCTATCAAACCGTCATTCTGCCATTTCACAAGGCTTTTGGTATCGGCAGAGTCAGGATTTACCGGATCAGAATCACCGACCAAAAGTATTCGGTAATCTCGGGTTCTGGATTTGAGGATACGCGCGGCATCAACCAGTTCCGCCAATCCCTTGGACCACAACATTCGGGCCACGAAGATCACAGTTTTGCGTAAACCATCAATTCCATCCTGCTTCCCCGGATGGAATTGCCTGATATCCACCCCGGAACCACGCACGAGAGAAAGGCGCGTCTTGCGGAAGCCAAATCCACGCATCAGATCGAAATCATCCGAATTCTGAACAATGATGTGGATTGATGGGCATCTGGCATAAAATCGCAACAACATCGAAACCACAGCACGCACCAAACGCGCTTTGGTCCCGTTTGAAACGAACATGAACCCGAGCCCGGTTACCATGTTTACGGAACGACGCGCGCCAACCATCAACCCAGCAAGGCAAGATAAAACAACACATTGTATTGCGACATTGATAACCACATCCGGTTGCTCTCGACGGATAAGGCATGCAAGCGCCCTGATCGTCTTCAGCGATTTCAAAGGGCTAAGTCCACCGCGCGCAATCGGCACATCGATAACACGGAAACCCTCGGATCGCAGTTGGACAGCGGCGTCATTCGCGTTGCACGCGACAATCACCTCATCGCCACGCAAAAGTGCGGCCCGACCCAAACCAATCCGATGGGAAACGAAAGACCAATCCTCTCCGCAGACGAATAACAGTTTGCGACTACGCTTTGCCGAGACATTTTTTTTCATATGACGGATTCCGTGATTATGACATCGGCTTTGCTAAACGCCTGCCAAAGTCCCGTCAATGACGGATCGACCTGCACATACTGATATGATTTAATTCCTGTTCCATATTTCATCCCTAACGTGCATCAGGACGATATCATGACGGATATGCGGGCATTATTACGGTTTCCCGGTGAAAGGCGGCTTGCCGTGGCCGACTGCCCCGTTCCCGCCCTATTGCCCGGTACCATTCTGGTCCGCACAGAGATATCTGTCATCAGTAATGGTACGGAAAGACAGCAAGCTAGCGAAACCAAAGCGTCCCTTATTAGAAAGGCATGGCAGCGACCGGATCTGGTAGCGTTGACAATTGAAAAGTTTCGTCGCGACGGCGCGCAGGCAACCCTCAATGCCGTTAAAGGACGCCTTGGCAGACCAATGGCGACCGGATACGCCAATTGCGGAACTGTCGAGGCAATGGCCCCGGATGTCACCGACTTTGATATTGGTCAGCGCGTTGCCTGTGCGGGTATGGAGCATGCCAATCATGCAGAATATAACATTGTCCCACGCAATCTGGCTTGCCCCGTCCCCAACACTGTATCAGACGAGATGGCAGCTTTTGCCACCCTTTACGCCATCGGACTTCATGCCGCCCACCAAGGAGAACTTGAGATCGGGCAGAAGGTAGCCGTGATTGGATGCGGCCTAATCGGTCAAATAGTCACTCAAATCACAATCGCAGCCGGTGCGATTGTGACCGTGATTGAACCGTTTTCGGAGCGCAGAAAAAAAGCAGAAGAAAGCGGGGCCAAGTATGCCTATGCAGATATCAGCACCGCCCCTGTTGACCAGTTCGATGCTGTGCTTGTTTGCAGTAATAATAACAAAGCAGCACGCACCGTAATTGAATCGGCCGCAAAGCTTTGCCGTGATCGTGGCATCATTGTCTGCGTTGGAGACGTTGCTGTGAACGCACCGCGCAATATCCTGTATCGCAAGGAAATTACCATCCGGCAGGTGCGGTCCTATGGCCCGGGCCGTTATGACGCGAACTACGAGCAACTGGGACAGGACTACCCGATCGGCCATGCCCGATGGACGGTAAAACGGAACATGGCGGCAGCACTATCCCTGATGGAAAGTGGAAAGCTCGACCCGGCCTCGCTTATCTCCCATCGGATTAACCTGCATGAAGCTTCTGATTTTCTATCAGGAGGTGATGACCCGACCATAATGGCGACGGTCATTAAATATCATCGAACCGATAGCAAACCGCAACCACCAGCCCCAGTCAAAAAGATCAGCAAGCCTAATGTCATGCCGGTCCGGATCGGATTGATAGGCGCGGGAAATTACATGAACAGCGTTTTGCTCCCTCGATTAAAGCTGCGCAAAAAGGTCGCATTGAATGCGGTCGTCTCGGGCAAAGGTCTTTCGGCACTGGCCATCTGCCGGCATATGCCGGATATAACTACCGCGTCCGATCCGGATGAAATTCTGTCAAATCACGATATCAATACGGTGTTTATTGCCACCCGGCACGATAGCCATGCTGACCTCGCCAGTAAGGCCTTGGGCGCAGGGAAACATGTCTGGCTGGAGAAGCCGCTTTGCATCCATCCGAAACAGATCGGCGCACTCAAACAGGCCGCAGGATTGAGCCAAACACAGGTATTCATGGTTGGACATAATCGTCGCTTTGCGCCGATGACAGCCTGCCTGAAACAGCATCTAGTCAAAGGCAAAAAGCAATTCCGCTATCAGGTACGTCCCAATCCACTCCCTTCCGATCACTGGCTGTACCGTCCTGATCAAGGTGGCAGAACAATCGGAGAAATCAGTCATTTCATTGATCTGATTGGCTATCTGACAGGTGCTGAAATGATCAGCCTTTCATGTGACTGGATTGATCGCAAGGCCGGTGACAGCGTTTGGTACATGCACTTTGCCGACGGATCACGAGGCGAAGTTTCTTACATGCATGCCGCCCGACGCAATATGCCAAAGGAAACTCTTGAGGTCCTTGCACCGGGATTTTCTGCCACGATCCAAGATTGGCGGAAGCTTGTGATCAATGGCAACACTGTCATGCGAAAAGGCATTTTTAAAAGCCCTGACAAAGGGCATGACAACGCCATTGATTGCTTCATTGATGCCCTAAGCTCAGGCATCCACGACCATCGAATGCAAGGGATCGCAGCAGAAATAAGCTTGATGGACCAAATTCTGTCCGCGGCCGAAGGCAGCCGTCATGATGCCCCGGCATAAAGCACAATAAGCGGCAAAGTGATCACACTGATCAGCGTCGTGATCAGAATGGTCGTGGAAGACCGATCGATACAAACACTGTAGCTACCAGCAATGATTGCCACATTCGCCCCCGCAGGAAGAGCTGCAATCAGAACCACGATGGTCAACCACAGCGGTTGCAAGTCAAAAATAAAATGAGCGATCAGGAACACAAGAACCGGCTGCACAAACATTTTCGCAACAGTGCACAGCATGCTTGCGGACATATTGCCACGAACGGACTGCCCATAAAGCCCAGCCCCGACCAGAAGCAACGCGATTGTGGGCCCTGCCGTCCGAAACCGTTCGAGTGTTCCATCAATCATTTCGGGCAATCGAAGATCAATCAGGGACGCCAGTACACCAAGGATAATCGCAATGATAATCGGATTGCGCAAAACCCGAATGACACTGCGAACGACATTGGGCAACCAATGCCCGCCGCCAGAACGCGAACCTTCCACGATCATCACCGTAAGCCCCAACAAGGTCAGCGGATGGATCGACAGGATAATCAGAAGCGGTACCAGACCTTCTTCACCGTATACCGCCTGAACCAGAGGAATACCGAGCAGCACAATATTGGAGAAAACCCCGCCCATGGCGGTTACAGCCGCCTCGTCCGTTCTCGCCTTAAGCCACGCCCGTGCCACCATAAACACCAGTAAAAAGTTCAGAAGTGCGCCCGCATAGTAGCTACCCCACAAGCGCAAATCGAAATGCGCACTGATGTCGGATTGCGACAGGGTTTGAAACAACATAGCCGGAATAAAGGCATTCATCGCAAGGCGGGCAAGGAACGGAATGCCTTCGCGGCTGATAACGCGGAAACGGGTTAAAAGATAACCACACAGGATCGTCAAAAAAACAGGTCCAACTTTTCCAACGATCAGATCAAGCATCTTCCCCCCTGGCCGCCCGGTGACGGTCCCCAAACGGTCGCACCCTGTATCCAATAGCAGCAGTTCTATGAAAATACGGACGAATATCCGCAAAAAGAAAGGACAGTACCACGTGGTACCGTCCCGATCTTACAAAGCAATTTATGCGATGACCAGTCTGTAAAGCCATCGGACAACAGCGAAACTATTCAGCCCTGCTCTGTCATGGTTCGCTTGACCGCACTCTTCCAGCCGCCCAAAAGATGTTTCCGGCGACCAGCTTCAAGTTCTGGTTTGAATTCAGCATCCATATGCCAGTTTTCGGCGATATGATGGAGGTCGCGGTAAACCCCCGCCTGCAACCCCGCAAGATAGGCGGCACCAAGTGCAGTTGTTTCCGTCACAACCGGGCGCTGAACCGGAATATCAAGAATATCTGAGAGGTTCTGACACAACCAGTCATTGGCAACCATACCACCGTCAACCCGAACGGCCTTGGGCGAAACACCGTCTGCCGCCATCGCTTCGAACAGATCAAAGGTCTGATAACAAACGCTTTCAAGTGCGGCACGAACGAATTCACGTGGCCCCGTGTCACGGGTCAATCCGAAAATGGCACCGCGCGCATCCGGATCCCAATAAGGCGCACCAAGTCCGGTAAAGGCCGGAACAAGATAAACGCCGTGATTATCGTCAAGCGATTTGGCCAAACCTTCACTTTCGGCGGCCGATTTGATGATGCCAAGACCATCACGCAGCCACTGCACCGCCGCTCCGGCAACAAAAATCGCCCCTTCGATGGCATAGCTGGTTTTGCCATTCAAACGATAACCGACCGTGGTCAGCAAACGATGCTGCGATGTCACAGCATCATCCCCGGTATTGAGAATCACAAAACAACCGGTGCCATAGGTGCTTTTGATGTCGCCTGGCTCAAAGCAGCACTGACCGAATGCGGCCGCCTGCTGGTCGCCTGCCATACCCAGGACAGGAATTTCACGCCCAAAGATATCGGCATCCACCATTCCGAAATCGGCAGCACAATCCTTGACTTCCGGCAACATGCGCTTGGGAACACGGAAGATTTCGCACAACCTGTCATCCCAGACATTGTCGCGAATATTGAAAAGATTGGTGCGTGCGGCATTGGTGGCATCCGTCGCGTGCGATTTTCCGCCGGTCAAACGCCACAGCAGGAATGAGTCGACCGTACCAAACGCTAGGTCACCCTGTTCGGCCAGCGCCCGTGCACCGGTGACATGATCGAGTATCCACGCAGCCTTGGTTGCCGAGAAATACGGATCGATCAAAAGCCCGCTTCGATTATTGACATCAGTTTCAAGGTCCGGATCACGCT
The Thalassospira xiamenensis M-5 = DSM 17429 DNA segment above includes these coding regions:
- a CDS encoding bi-domain-containing oxidoreductase yields the protein MPGTILVRTEISVISNGTERQQASETKASLIRKAWQRPDLVALTIEKFRRDGAQATLNAVKGRLGRPMATGYANCGTVEAMAPDVTDFDIGQRVACAGMEHANHAEYNIVPRNLACPVPNTVSDEMAAFATLYAIGLHAAHQGELEIGQKVAVIGCGLIGQIVTQITIAAGAIVTVIEPFSERRKKAEESGAKYAYADISTAPVDQFDAVLVCSNNNKAARTVIESAAKLCRDRGIIVCVGDVAVNAPRNILYRKEITIRQVRSYGPGRYDANYEQLGQDYPIGHARWTVKRNMAAALSLMESGKLDPASLISHRINLHEASDFLSGGDDPTIMATVIKYHRTDSKPQPPAPVKKISKPNVMPVRIGLIGAGNYMNSVLLPRLKLRKKVALNAVVSGKGLSALAICRHMPDITTASDPDEILSNHDINTVFIATRHDSHADLASKALGAGKHVWLEKPLCIHPKQIGALKQAAGLSQTQVFMVGHNRRFAPMTACLKQHLVKGKKQFRYQVRPNPLPSDHWLYRPDQGGRTIGEISHFIDLIGYLTGAEMISLSCDWIDRKAGDSVWYMHFADGSRGEVSYMHAARRNMPKETLEVLAPGFSATIQDWRKLVINGNTVMRKGIFKSPDKGHDNAIDCFIDALSSGIHDHRMQGIAAEISLMDQILSAAEGSRHDAPA
- the glpK gene encoding glycerol kinase GlpK, with translation MTDTRYILAIDQGTTSSRAIVFDAAGRSVAVAQQEFPQHFPNSGWVEHDPEDLWETVVAVCREALSRIDIANVVAIGITNQRETTVVWDRKTGKAVYNAIVWQDRRTAALCHDLKKRDPDLETDVNNRSGLLIDPYFSATKAAWILDHVTGARALAEQGDLAFGTVDSFLLWRLTGGKSHATDATNAARTNLFNIRDNVWDDRLCEIFRVPKRMLPEVKDCAADFGMVDADIFGREIPVLGMAGDQQAAAFGQCCFEPGDIKSTYGTGCFVILNTGDDAVTSQHRLLTTVGYRLNGKTSYAIEGAIFVAGAAVQWLRDGLGIIKSAAESEGLAKSLDDNHGVYLVPAFTGLGAPYWDPDARGAIFGLTRDTGPREFVRAALESVCYQTFDLFEAMAADGVSPKAVRVDGGMVANDWLCQNLSDILDIPVQRPVVTETTALGAAYLAGLQAGVYRDLHHIAENWHMDAEFKPELEAGRRKHLLGGWKSAVKRTMTEQG
- a CDS encoding dihydrodipicolinate synthase family protein, which produces MQVNWTGVFPAVATQMNEDGSIDFDMTAHQIEALIKAGVDGLVMLGSVGENAALEPEEKIAVLKLAVEVTNGRIPVLSGVAENSTQAAIRYVQKCEELGADGLMLLPGMIYTADPRENIKHFRSVAAKTKLPIMIYNNPGAYRIDIKPEEFNQLADVKNLVAIKESSGDPRRITDIYNACGDRFVLFCGMDDLVMETQVLGAVGWISGFTDAFPQESVALWKLLSEGKYKEALEIYRWFTPVLHMDVHAKLVQYIKLAQEMTGVGKAHVRAPRLPLVGEEMERIRATIQKAIDTRPKL
- a CDS encoding AEC family transporter — encoded protein: MLDLIVGKVGPVFLTILCGYLLTRFRVISREGIPFLARLAMNAFIPAMLFQTLSQSDISAHFDLRLWGSYYAGALLNFLLVFMVARAWLKARTDEAAVTAMGGVFSNIVLLGIPLVQAVYGEEGLVPLLIILSIHPLTLLGLTVMIVEGSRSGGGHWLPNVVRSVIRVLRNPIIIAIILGVLASLIDLRLPEMIDGTLERFRTAGPTIALLLVGAGLYGQSVRGNMSASMLCTVAKMFVQPVLVFLIAHFIFDLQPLWLTIVVLIAALPAGANVAIIAGSYSVCIDRSSTTILITTLISVITLPLIVLYAGAS
- a CDS encoding glycosyltransferase family 4 protein → MKKNVSAKRSRKLLFVCGEDWSFVSHRIGLGRAALLRGDEVIVACNANDAAVQLRSEGFRVIDVPIARGGLSPLKSLKTIRALACLIRREQPDVVINVAIQCVVLSCLAGLMVGARRSVNMVTGLGFMFVSNGTKARLVRAVVSMLLRFYARCPSIHIIVQNSDDFDLMRGFGFRKTRLSLVRGSGVDIRQFHPGKQDGIDGLRKTVIFVARMLWSKGLAELVDAARILKSRTRDYRILLVGDSDPVNPDSADTKSLVKWQNDGLIEWLGKRSDVAELLRQSDLAVLPSWREGLPKSLLEAAASGLAMVATDVPGCREIVKQEQTGLLVGLGDAEALADAIENLMEDDAKRQKFGQNARVMVEQELCDAVIIRETLDVISGKPGLMP